CTTTTATCTTAACTATCTTGAAATACAAAAATTGCAAAATATTTTGGATTTTGAGCTTCATGATTGATAAGTCTACAGTTCAATAGGCAAACCAATCATTTTGATTAATTTTACTTTCCATGAAAGCAATTGTATTTATTTCTTTATTTTTCTTTGTTTTGGCTTGCAGTAGACCCAAAAATGAAGAGCAATCAGAAAAAGGCAAAGAACTTATTTCATACTCCCAAAATTTAAGCATTGAAGATTTTGGCGATTTCTATAAAGTTAAAGTTATCCAGCCTGCCGCGTCAGACAGTAGTTTTTTTACTTATATTTTGTTTAGAGAAAAAAAGAGTAAACCTAGTCTTAAAGCCGATGCACATATTTCAATTCCTGTTAAGGGGCTAATTTGCATGTCCACTTCTCATTTGCCAGCATTTACTGCCTTAGGAGAAAGTAAAGTAATAGTTGGCTTTCCGGGCACAGAACACATCTATGAACATAAACTTCAAACCTTAGTGAAGAGTGGTAATTTGCAAGATGTAGGACAAAAAAGCGGCATTAATGTCGAAAAAGTACTGAGCCTACAACCCGATGTGATGATGGCCTATACAATGGGTAGCAGTATGGAGCAATTGAACCCAATTAGAAAATCAGGGATTCCCGTAATCCTCAATTCAGATTACTTAGAAAATTCGCCTTTAGGTCGAGCAGAGTGGTTAAAATTAAGTGCAATATTACTAGATAAGTATACTGAAGGTGACAGTCTATTTAAAGCAATAGAACAGAATTATCTCTCGATCAAGGGCCAAGTTGCAAATAGTGAAACCAAGTCAAGTGTCATGACAGGTTTAATGTACGGGGATGTATGGTACGTTCCGGGAGGAAAAAGTTATGCAGCCCATTTTATTGAGGATGCGGGGGCTAGTTATCTTTGGTCTTCAACTCAAAAAACAGGAAGCCTAGAACTAAGCTTTGAATCTGTATTCAATCGAGCTAAAAAAGCAGATTTTTGGATTGGAGTTGCTTCTTTCACTTCTCTGCGAAATTTGAAAAATACAAATGTTAAATACAGCTTTTTTGATGCATATCAGAAACAAAATGTATTCTCTTACACAAAAAGGGTAAATGAAAATGGTGCTAATGATTATTTAGAAACTGGGTATATGAGACCAGATTTGGTATTAAAGGATTATATTAATCTTCTGCATCCCAATTTATTAACGGATTCAACACTAACCTATTACCAACGCTTAAATCCTTGATGAAACTTTCTAAATATCAAACTGTAGCTCTGTTGATTCCACTTTTGGGGATTCTATTTGTTTTTTCAATCAGTTTTGGCTCAGTCTATATCCCATTCGAAAATATTATAGGCGTATTAGTTGGAAATATGGCACAAGACCACCCAGAATATCACATTGTTTTATCTTATCGACTGCCGAAAGCCTTAACAATAGTTTTTGCAGGAGCTGCGCTGGGTTTTTCAGGTTTGCAAATGCAAACGCTTTTCCGAAATCCATTAGCAGGTCCTTTTGTTTTGGGAATTAGTTCAGGTGCAAGTCTAGGAGTGGCAGTATTAGTGCTCCTAGGTATTGGCGTAAATGGCGCATTAGCTTCATGGGGAATGGCACTTTCTTCGATCATAGGATCATCAATTATATTGCTACTCGTTGTTTTAGTCTCCATAAGATTAAAAGACAGCATGTCCTTGCTATTAGTGGGATTGATGTTTGGCGCTTTTACTTCTGCAATTGTGAGTATCATGCAATATTTCAGCACTGCAGATGACATTCAAAATTTTCTATTTTGGACCTTTGGTGCCACGGGTAACCTTAGCTGGGGAGAATTAATGATTTTCATTCCTGTCGTTACAACAGGCCTCGTTTTAGGTTATTTGCAGGCTAAACCCCTAAATGCTTTGTTAATGGGCGAAAACTATGCGCAAAGTATGGGCTTAAAAGTTCAATTTGTAAGATTACTCTTGGTAGTATCTACAAGTATTTTGGCTGGTATAGTGACTGCCTTTTGCGGCCCTATAGCTTTTTTGGGACTTGCTGTACCACACATCAGCAGGATACTATTCAAGACGTCCAACCATTTTATATTAATTCCTGCTACTTTGTTAATAGGAGCTTGTTTGCTTCTAATTTGTGATTTAATCGCACAAGTTCCCAATTATGATCTGATACTACCCATAAATGCTGTTACCTCACTTTTTGGAGCACCGGTTGTGATTTGGTTAATTTTAAAAAGAAAAAACATCAGTAAAAATTTTGGATAAACGAGCTCACATAATGACCACATCCGACTTATCTATAGGATACAGAAGCGGTAAATCTGAAAATAGATTGATGAACAACCTCAACCTATCCATTCCAAAAGGCAAATTGATCGCTTTGCTGGGTGCAAATGGTGTTGGCAAAAGTACGCTAATACGAACCTTGGCCAATCTTCAGGCTGCATTGCAAGGAAAAGTATTTTTGAATGACAAAGAAGTCAAAAACTACACTGCAAAAAATTTTGCTAAGCAAGTAAGCCTTGTGTTGACTGATCCAATTCAAAGCGGAAATTTGAATGTCAAGGATTTGGTAGAGATGGGACGCTATCCTTTCACTAATTGGACTGGAAGGCTACAGGCTATTGATCAGGAAAAAGTGGAAAATGCCATAAATTTGTGTGCCATAGCATATTTAAAAGATGCCAATATTGCTGAAATTAGTGACGGACAATTGCAAAAAGCCATGATTGCAAGAGCTTTGGCTCAAGATGGTGAATTAATGCTTTTGGATGAACCCACTGTTCATTTAGATGCCAATAATAGATACATAGTGTTAGAGCTTTTAAGGAAACTAGTTGATGAAACACAAAAGTCGATCCTCATAAGTACCCATCAAGTAGAAATTGCATTAAAAATGGCCGATCATATCTGGCTAGCTAATTGCGGTGAAGGGATTATTTCCGGATCACCTATTGAATTGATTAAAAGTGGCGATGTAGAAAAGTCATTTCCGTACTTGAAGAAATTGAATTTTTAATGATTGTAAAAATGACATTTACCCTACAAAGAATTCGAACCCTTTTTGAAACAAAACATGATGATTTCGACTTACTGGATTAGCAAACGGCTAATTAGTGGTTATAAAGCCAAAATTATGTTCGCTCAACCAGCGTTATCTATCATTTTCGATAGCTTCCATCTTAATAAAATCCAAAAAATATCATTAATTTCGTGTTTTAACACTATCAACTAACCAGTGAAACATTTTTTTAATAAGTCTATCAGAATCAGCGAAGAGAAACATTACTTAAAAGTTGTGAGCCAAGGCGAAAGAACTCAATTCAGTGTGGTATTACAAAACGCGGAGAAAATTCATAAGGCCATTCAATCCTCCAATAAAAAACTGGTACTTTTAGATTATAGACTTACAATTTTCAAACTACCTCATAACGAAGCCTTTAATTTATTGAAGGTTTTTGAGCTCAAACTTACAGAATTTAGAGAAGTGAAAATGGCTGTAATTATCAACCCAAGAACAGAAGAAGTAGGAAGTTTTTGGGCCTCAATTTGCAGAAAAAGAGGTTTTGACTATCGGAATTTCCAAGAAGAGCAGGAAGCAGAAGCTTGGCTATTAGCTGAGAATCAAGCTGGCTGACATTCCTTGCAAATCCCATTCATCGTGTAGCTTATGCTATTAAGCTGATAGCCGTTTCCTAATTCCACATCTGGGATTTTCACGTCCTCTAAGCAAAAGGTTTGGTTGCATTCTTCACAAATAAAATGGGCATGCTTATCTTGATGTACATGTTCTGGGCAGCTATCTGAACACATAGCATAGCGCATGTTGCCATTTGGATCAGGAGTTTGATGCAAAATACCATTTTCCTCGAAGGAATTTAAAGCTCTGTAGATCGTCACCCTATCATGACTTGCTTTTAGGTTTTTCTCCAGATCATTTACAGATAAAGCATGTTTTGTACCCATAAATATTTGGAGTATTTCTATACGTATGTGCGTTTTACGCAAACCGTTAGATTTCAATATATTTTCAGCTTTAACTGCTTTTTCCATTACTTTAATTTCTATTCCAAATATCGCGAAAATTGAGGAGAATTCAAATTAACGCAATAACATTGCTTTTTCTATATATTGCTATTCAACTGCTTCTCCCTGTAGCTGCTTCTGATACAATTCCTTGTAAGGTCCAGTTTGTGCCAAAAGCTCTTTTTCAGTGCCTTGCTCAACAATTACTCCATCATCAAGCACGATGATATAATTCGCTAATTTTGCTGAACTAACCCTGTGTGAAATAATAACACTTGTCCTATCTTCCATAATTTTCTTTAAAGCATTTAAGATAGCGTTTTCAGTTTTGGTATCCACGGCTGATAAGGCATCATCCAAAATCATGATTTTCGGATCTCTGGCTATTGCCCTAGCAATTGAGACTCTTTGTTTTTGACCACCGGAAAGCGTTATACCTCTTTCACCCAATTCAGTATCATATCCATGTGGAAAATCAATGATATTACTGTGCAGATCAGCATCTTTAGAAGCTTTCAACATTTGCTCCTCAGACAACCCCCTGCTACCAAATGTGATATTATTTCGAATAGAATCTGAGAATAAAAAGACATCTTGAGGCACATAGCCAATTTGACTTCTTAAATTTTCAACTTTATAATCCGCAATTGGAACATTATCAATGGTGATTTTTCCAGCCGTGGGATCATACATTCGGGTAATCAAATTGGCTATTGTACTCTTACCTGAACCTGTCGTACCTATAACCGCCAAGGTCTCTCCCTTTTTTACTGAAAAGCTTACCTCTTTTAATGCTTTAATGCCGCTATCAGGATAGGTGAAACTTACCTTATCAAAAACGATCTCCCCAGTAATTTCCTTTTCCAGGTTCATATCAGAAACAATTTCTGTTTTGGTTTCCAAAAATTCATTGATTCGTTTTTGGGAAGCTGCAGCCCTCTGAATAATACTTGTTACCCATCCCACAGAAGTTACAGGCCAAGTCAAAAGGTTGACATAAATTATAAATTCAGCAATATTTCCTGCACTCACCGCGCCATTCATAGCTTCTACACCTCCTATGTACACAACCAAAATCACACTTAGGCCCACCATACCCATTATTAAAGGGAAAAACAAGGCTTGAATGAATGTCAATTTCAAAGCTCTGAATTTATAATTATTGGTTTCCTTAGTGAAATTCTGTAGCGAATCTTCTTCTCGAACAAATGATTTCAATACTCTAATTCCCGAAAAAGCCTCCTGTACCAAGGTGGATAGCTGCGATTGGCTTTGCTGAATTTCCTCTGAACGTTTATTGATCAAATTATTGACAAAATATATACTTATTGAAAGGAAAGGAAGTGGAATAAGTGAATACCATGTCAAGGTCGGATTCACTGAAAACATGATTGGAATTACAATGCAAAAGAGGGTGATTAAATTAACAGAATACATGATAGCAGGCCCCAGATACATCCGGACTTTACTCACATCTTCGGAGATCCTGTTCATGATATCCCCTGTATTATTCCTTCTGTAAAAGCTTAATGGTAATTTCTGATAATGATTATAGATTTCATTTTTCAAATCATACTCAATGTGTCTGGACATCACTATAATGGTCTGCCTCACTAGGAATAGAAACAAGCCTCTTCCCAGTGCTAAAAGGATAATTATTCCCCCATAGATCAAAATGGCAGAGGCGAAAATTTCATAATAATTTTCCTGCAATTCAAAGTTTTCGAACATGCGATACATCTCTATATTTTCCTTCACTATATTGAAGGCATATCGAACCACCTGAGCAGGAAATACCGCAAAAAAGTTGGACACAATCATAAAGAGAATGCCTAAAAGCAGTAAATATTTATATTTTAGTAAGTACTTATTAAGGTGCTTTAATTCTATCACGAAATTAACAACGTTTGATGAAGTAGTTGGTTCAAAGTAATTATTTGAACCAAAAAACTGTAGAATTCGAAGTGCAAATATAGTATTAGCAAATAGATTGAATTCACTTTTAAGCCAATTTATGGAAATTTTTCAAATTATTATTTGTTTGTGCTAGTAGATTAAATATTGCCAAACAAGCAAATACAAAATTTTATTTCATAAATACGCATCTTTAAAAACTATCATTTTACTTTATAGAGAGAATGCTCCAGTACTATTGGATTTATACAATTTGAATCATAATTGATTTGCATCAATAAATAAGTTAATTTTGCGACAATATTTCCCGAAAGTTAGGGAAACAGGAAACGACTTTTAGATATCAAAATTAATTCCAAGATGGTTGAATTAAATGAAAAAGAAGCCCAAAAAACATTTTCAGCATTCAATACAATCGCTGAAATGGGCCATGAACAAGTAGTTTATTGTTATGATAAACCCACAGGCCTTAAAGCCATAATTGCCATTCACAATACCATTTTAGGTCCTGCCTTAGGCGGAACAAGAATGTGGACCTATCAAAATGACCAAGAAGCTCTTATTGATGTGCTCCGATTATCAAGAGGGATGACTTACAAAGCCGCTATTTCAGGTTTAAATTTAGGAGGCGGAAAAGCTGTCATTATTGGTGACCCAAAGAATTTAAAAAATGAAGCTTTCCTAAGAAGATTCGGAAGATTTGTGGACAGTTTGAGCGGTAGATACATCACCGCTGAAGATATGAACATGAACACTTCGGATATGGTGCATATTTCTTATGAAACCGACTATGTAATGGGATTGCCTGAATCAATGAACGGAAGTGGGGATCCTTCTCCTGTTACTGCCTATGGAGTCTTTATGGGCATGAAAGCCACGGCAAAAAAAGCTTATGGTAATGATAATCTGCATGGAAAGAAAATATCGGTTCAAGGTGTTGGTCAGGTCGGGCACTATTTGGTTGATCATTTAATTGAAGACGGAGCAGAAGTCACCATTACTGATATTAATGAGAGCAATATCAAAAGAGTAACAGACAAGCATAAAGTGAAAGTGGTAAAGCCTGAAGAGATTTATGATGTGGATGCCGATATTTATGCTCCATGTGCAATGGGCGCTACTATCAATGATGATTCAATTGCGAGATTGAAAGCCAATGTAATTGTAGGTGCTGCTAACAACCAATTAGCTGAAGAAGTAAGACACGGAGAAATGCTTAAAGATAAAGGCATATTTTATGCACCTGATTTCTTGGTAAATGCAGGTGGTATTATCAATATTTTTCCAGAACTAATGAGAAACTACAACAAACCCTTGGCTTTAGAGCAAACTGAAAAAATATACGGTAAATGTCTAGAGATATTAAACAAAGCAGAAGCTGAGGGGAAAACATCTCATCAAGCCGCAATAGAAATTGCTGACAAGCGAATGGCTGACATGGGCAAAGTGAAATTAGCTTACTAAGTTTTGAATTATTAATTTTGCAAGGAAGGCAGTAATCTGTCTTCCTTATTTATTTATTATCGTTCTTTTTATTATTGATTATGCTGAACAGAAGGTCCTTAAGAATTAAAGTTATGCAAGCGCTTTATGCGGTTCAAAAATGTGAAGATGCAAATTTTGAGTTAGCGCTAGACCACATTGATGATATCTTTACTCCAGATTTGAACTCTATGGAAGTGCAGGACAAAGCGCTATTAAAACAAAATGCTAAAATTGCTAAAAAAGTATTCAAATCGAATTTCCAATCCAGACAAATTAAAGAAGAACAGGATAGCAATCCAGAGATTCGTTCAGCTGTTAGTGATGCCCTAGATTTATTTCAAACAAATGTAAAAAAAGACATCTCCTTCATTAAAAAAGATATGTTGGAAGCTGTTAATACACTACTAGAAAACTACTATCTGTCCATTAAACTTCTCGAAGAATTTTCCGAATTGGCCTTGGAGGATGTTGAGAAAAGAAAAACCAGACTGAATGACAGTGGAAAACAAGTTTTTGAAAGTGAACTGAACCTTTTTAAAAACAAGGGCATCAAGATCATTAAGGAGAATGATGCATTACAAAATGAATTTACCCGATTTGGTACTAGTTGGGAAGATGATATGTTGGATGTTCAAGAGTGGTACAGGGACATTTTAAAAAAAGCAGACTTCTACAAGGAATATGTGCTCAAAAACGAACCTTCGTTTGAAGAAGATGTAGAAACTTTAGATAAAATTACTCGTCAGGTGATTTTGAAAAGTGAGGCCATTACCAATTTTATGGCAGAACGAGATTTGTACTGGGAAGAAAACAAATCTGCTTTGAAATCAATGTTAAAGAAAAGCATCAAATCCTTGGATGAAATGACTCAACATATTGAATTAATAGAACTTTCTGCCAATTGGGAAGAAGATAGCGAATTCTTCAAAAATCTATTTCAAGAAACGATTGTAAATAATGAAGAATATGAAAAAATAGTCTCCGATTTTGCAAAAAACTGGGCCACCGATCGAATAGCTGTTGTAGATATGATTATATTAAAAATGGCTGTGGCAGAAATGCTTAATTTCCCAAGCATACCTGTAAAAGTGACAATAAATGAGTATATTGAACTTTCCAAGAATTATAGTACGCAAAAAAGCAAGCAATTTGTTAATGGCTTATTAGATAAAATCTCAATAAGTTTAGAGAAGGAAGACAAAATCAAGAAAAGTGGTAGAGGTTTGATTGACAACAAATAACTTCACCACACTAATTGCGTAAAAACCAAAAAACTTTGATTGTACATTTGAATCATTTTATATGTGCAGTATATTTGACAGCTAAAGGAAAAAATTATGAGTAAAGGAAGTAACTTATTTGCATTTTTAGCAGGAGCAACTGCAGGAGCAATTGTTGGAATCTTGTACGCACCTGACACTGGTGTGAATACTAGAGATAAACTGACTTATCGTCTAGGTAAATATAAAGAAATGTTGGAAGATTTACTTAATGACATTTCAGAAGGAGAAGATTTAGGTTTGAGCACGGCCAGAAGTGATGGAGAAAAAGTGGTAAGTTCTGCGAAAAAAAAAGCAGAACAGTTATTGACTGATGTTGATGCACTGCTTGGGCAAATCAAAAGCAAAGACGAAAAAACTAAATAAATTTCAATTAATTAATATAACTCAATTATGAAAAGATTAATATATGCTATTTTCGCAATAGGATTATTGTCATTCACCGCATGCAATGGTGATCTAGAAAAAAGAGTGACCGATTTAGAAAGAAGGGTTGCTGCTTTAGAAGGAAATGGTGGCAGTACTGCTTCCAACAGTCCAGCTGTCCAGATGGCTAATCAAAGTACTTCTCAAGTCAAATCGACTTCCAATGAAAAGCCAGAAGGGCCATTGCCTAAAATGGAATTTTCTGAAAAAGTACATGACTTTGGTAGAATTACAGAAGGCGATGTAGTAACTAAAGTGTTTACGTTCAAAAATACAGGAGAGGCTCCGCTGATCATCTCAAATGCGACTTCTTCTTGTGGATGTACAGTACCTTCATATACTGAAGAGCCAATAGCTCCTGGTGAGGAAGGCGAGCTAGAAGTAAAATACAACTCAAGAGGTAAAAAGAATCAGGATAACAAAGTTGTCAGAGTTACAGCTAATACTTGGCCTGCAACAAATAACATTACAATTAAAGCATTTGTAGAACCTAAGGCTGACAATACAAGTGCTGGACCCATAAAACAATAATTATTAATGATACAATTTATTATAGCACAAGCCACTACAGGTGACGATAGCGCTTGGATGAGCCAATTACTTTTATTTGGCGGTATAATTTTAGTTTTCTATTTCTTTATGATCCGACCACAGCAAAAAAAGCAGAAAGATCAAAAGAAATTTATTGCTGAAATTAAAAAAGGAGACAGCGTGGTAACCATTGGTGGACTTCATGGAAAGGTTTTTCAAGTGGAAGAAGATAAAATCATTCTTGAGATAGACAAAGGAACAAAAATGATTTTTGAAAAATCTGCTGTATCGTTAGAGCAAAGCAAAAAACTTCAAGAGAAATAATTTATTGAAGCGAATTGAAAAAATAGGAGATTGGCTGAGCAATATATTTTTGCCTCATTCAAATGACACGATTAAAGTGGTAGTTCTGTGCATAGTCACAGCTACCACTTTTTGGTTTTTCAATGCGCTTAATGATAACTATTCAACCAGAATTAGCTATCCAATAAAATTTACTTACTCTGATTCTTCTCTAGTTGTAGTAGAAGAACTTCCCAAAAAAGTTAGCATCAACGTAAGTGGAGGCGGCTGGAATTTACTCAGAAAAACATTCTGGTTTACAATTACACCGGTTGAGGTTCCATTAGAAGACCCTGTAAATCAAAATTATATATTAGGGAATTCACTCTACACTTTAATCGCTGACCAGATGAATGAAATCCAGCTGAATTTTGTAGAGAATGACACACTAAGGATAGAGATTGATTCCATAAGAACTGCAAATTCAAAACTGTTACTAGACAGTACTAAATTTAGCTTAGCAGATGGCTACAGAATCATTTCCCCTATCAAAAAATCACATGATTCTGCTGCCTTTTCAGGGCCTGAAAGATTTATCAATAAAGTACCGAACGAGCTGTCTATAGAAATTAAAGAAGAAAATATCTCAAGTAATTACTCTGAAGATATTTACTTGCCTACTTTTGGTTCAAGCTTGGTAAACCGAAATCCTGTGGAAATAACTGTGAGTTTTGAAGTAGCTAAATTCATCCAGCAAGAGTTGATGTTGCCGTTTGAAAAAATTAATTTACCTGAAGATTCGAATTCTTATATGTTTAGCGATAGTTTGGCACGAATATCATTTAAGATTCAGGAAAACTTAGCTGGTAATTTCAACTTAGACAGTATTCAACTAGTAGTTGATTTTAAGCAAATTAGTGCCTCGGATAGTATAACGAAACCTATTTTAGCATCTGTTCCAAGTCAGTTAAAAGATTTGGATATTAAAATAGATTCCATTCAATATCAGTATATTAGGGAATGAAGAAAATTGGCATTACTGGAGGAATAGGAGCTGGCAAGAGTTTAATCTGTAAAATCTTTGAGATTTTAGATATTCCCAACTACCCTGCAGATTATAGGGCGAAGTGGCTTCAATCAAACGATTCGGAACTTAAGGCAAAAATCGCCTTCCATTTTGGAAAAGAAGCCTATTTTGAAAATGGCGAACTTAATAGAAATTATTTGAGTAAAGAAGTCTTTGGTGATGATGAAAAATTAAAACTACTCAATAATCTGGTACATCCAGCCGTTGCAGAAGATTTCAAAAATTGGTGTAAACAGTACTCAAATAAACCTTATGTTTTAAAAGAAGCCGCCCTTCTATTTGAAACGGGTTCTTACAAACAACTAGATGCTACTATTAACGTCCACGCAAACCAAGGACTACGGCTCCAAAGAACATTAGAAAGAGATCCGAATAGAACAAAAGAAAGTGTCTTGTCCATCATGAAAAAACAGTTCTCCGATGAGAAGCGAATAGAATTGGCAGATTTTGTTATTTATAATGACGAGAGTCAGTCTGTAATTAAGCAAGTTATGCGCTTGCATGAGTTGTTAGTCGAATGATTTTTAGTCAAATCAAAAAGACCACTTTTGGCTTTCATTTTCACAACTTTCCCGAAAAATAAGAGGTAAGACAATAAAATAGAGCAAGTCGTGGAAACTGGACTCACTCTATTATAATCACTAATTTCTATTTAAAATTTTCCTATAGTTTTCCTTTCCAAGGATTAAAATTCTTGCATTTTTGAACACCATGAATTACAACAGGTAAAGTTGCTGAGGTACTTGTATTACTGGCGCTGACAGTAATCGATGTGAAATAAGACCCATCGATTAGGTTAGAATTAAATTCATCACAACCGCCTGGTGGTAACCACACCAAATCAGAAGGTTCAACGGTTAGTACAGTTGAAGTGGTACTCATCGAGCCCCCCCACTAATTGTCCAGACATAACTACTAGCACCGGCTACGCAATTAGTTCTAAAAGTAACGTGTGAACCTACATAATTTGCTTGAAGTACAGTACTATTTCCGTTACCACTAATAGTTGTTGTGGTTGATGGGCATGATTTTATTGGTCCTCTTTGAGCATTGGATACTGACCATGCGCTTAAAAAGATTAGGGTAATTAATAATTGTTTCATTTGATTTGTAAGGTTTAAGTGAAAATTCATTTATTTATGCATCAATAATAAGCATATATCATTTATGAAACTATGATCTTGGTTAATATTTATAAAATAATAGATCTGTTGTTTCTTTAGTAAGTAGAAGGGATACAAGGGTTTATATCGACATAAGGTTTTGATCAAGAATCTTAAAAACAAGCCAAAATTTCCTCTTTAACAATACAAGTTTTTATCATAACCCTGATTTCCTGCGCACAAAATGGCGAAGAGGAGGTGCGGACTGATTTTGAATTAAGATAACCTAAAAAATAGGTGCGAATTCATTGGATTGGAACTTATTAGAATTAGAACACCCTTTTCAATTAGATTAGGAACATAGATTTAAGATCCAGAAAGACAAAATTACATTTTCTATTGAAGAACGTCATCAGCACCAGTGCTGCGCATCCATCAAAAAAATACTTCGGATTTTATTTTACTTGAATTCTTACTAAATTAAAATCGAAATTATTTAGAAAAAAGCTAATTGACATAATATGAGTGATAGAATTCATACCCTTAGTGGATATATCCACGAATACCAACGTAGTGTGCATCAGCCAGAGCAGTTTTGGTCCAGAATTGCTGATTCCTTTTACTGGAAAAAAAGATGGGACAAAACAGTTGAGTGGAATTTTGAGGAGCCAAGAATTGAGTGGTTCAAAGGCGCGAAATTAAATATCACTGAAAATATCCTAGAAAAACATCTCTTCACATTGGGTGATAAACCCGCTATTATTTGGGAGCCAAACGAGCCGGGGGATGAGAATCAAATCATTAGCTTTAGACAACTTTACGAAAAGGTGAATCAGTTTTCCAATGCCATGAAAGAAAGTGGCATTAAGAAAGGTGA
This is a stretch of genomic DNA from Marivirga harenae. It encodes these proteins:
- the coaE gene encoding dephospho-CoA kinase (Dephospho-CoA kinase (CoaE) performs the final step in coenzyme A biosynthesis.) gives rise to the protein MKKIGITGGIGAGKSLICKIFEILDIPNYPADYRAKWLQSNDSELKAKIAFHFGKEAYFENGELNRNYLSKEVFGDDEKLKLLNNLVHPAVAEDFKNWCKQYSNKPYVLKEAALLFETGSYKQLDATINVHANQGLRLQRTLERDPNRTKESVLSIMKKQFSDEKRIELADFVIYNDESQSVIKQVMRLHELLVE
- the yajC gene encoding preprotein translocase subunit YajC, yielding MIQFIIAQATTGDDSAWMSQLLLFGGIILVFYFFMIRPQQKKQKDQKKFIAEIKKGDSVVTIGGLHGKVFQVEEDKIILEIDKGTKMIFEKSAVSLEQSKKLQEK
- a CDS encoding DUF1573 domain-containing protein, encoding MKRLIYAIFAIGLLSFTACNGDLEKRVTDLERRVAALEGNGGSTASNSPAVQMANQSTSQVKSTSNEKPEGPLPKMEFSEKVHDFGRITEGDVVTKVFTFKNTGEAPLIISNATSSCGCTVPSYTEEPIAPGEEGELEVKYNSRGKKNQDNKVVRVTANTWPATNNITIKAFVEPKADNTSAGPIKQ